In one Pseudomonas sp. SG20056 genomic region, the following are encoded:
- a CDS encoding methyl-accepting chemotaxis protein, with amino-acid sequence MKLTVRNRIIASFAALIAILLLLATTSYLRMVSIEGEAEQMQSNSLPGVYYISKIQSSWAGHMLETRRLMLRLDDEGDAAEFDSAQAQFAAIEEVLDGLLARYLQTNINEREAQLANQFSQQHRQYLVLHNQLLNILQDGTLPQGRRFSTEHVLPEWDKGLQTLSELVELNRTLAEDGASEIRDAVRSLEIATLLAILLTIAVAGVCGWLLLQAITRPIDHIVSTLKTLESGDLSVRLNMQRSDEFHAIETGFNSMVGELKTLVGHAQRSAVQMTTSVTEIAATSRQQQATATETAATTTEIGATSREIAATSRDLVRTMGEVSDNAEQTSMLAGTGQLGLTRMEEIMRQVMGAADVVNGKLSILNEKAGNINHVVTTIVKVADQTNLLSLNAAIEAEKAGEYGKGFAVVAVEVRRLADQTAVATYDIEQMVREIQSAVSAGVMGMDKFSEEVRRGIGEMAQMGDQLAQIIQQVQALAPRIQMVNEGMQAQSTGAEQINQALVQLSEASSQTVDTLRQAGAAIDELNQVASNLRVGVSSFKV; translated from the coding sequence ATGAAGTTAACCGTACGCAACCGCATCATTGCCAGTTTTGCCGCCCTTATCGCCATCTTGCTTCTGCTCGCCACGACCTCCTATCTGCGCATGGTTTCGATTGAAGGCGAAGCAGAGCAGATGCAAAGCAATTCCCTCCCTGGGGTCTATTACATCAGCAAGATCCAGAGCTCCTGGGCCGGCCATATGCTGGAAACCCGGCGTCTGATGCTGCGTCTCGACGACGAAGGTGATGCCGCAGAGTTCGACAGCGCCCAGGCGCAGTTTGCCGCCATTGAAGAAGTGCTTGATGGCCTGCTCGCCCGCTACCTGCAGACCAATATCAATGAGCGCGAAGCGCAACTGGCCAACCAGTTCAGCCAACAGCATCGGCAGTACCTGGTGCTACACAACCAGTTACTCAACATCCTGCAAGACGGCACCCTGCCCCAGGGTCGCAGGTTCAGCACCGAACACGTGCTACCGGAATGGGACAAGGGCCTGCAAACCCTGAGCGAGCTGGTCGAACTGAACAGAACCCTCGCAGAAGATGGCGCGAGTGAAATCCGTGACGCCGTACGCTCGCTGGAAATCGCGACCCTGTTGGCCATCCTGTTGACCATCGCGGTCGCCGGGGTCTGCGGCTGGCTGCTGCTGCAAGCCATCACCCGCCCAATCGACCACATTGTCAGCACCCTCAAAACCCTCGAAAGCGGCGACCTGTCCGTGCGCCTGAATATGCAGCGCAGTGATGAATTTCACGCCATCGAGACCGGCTTCAACAGCATGGTCGGTGAGCTCAAGACCCTGGTCGGCCATGCCCAGCGCTCGGCCGTGCAGATGACCACCTCGGTCACCGAAATCGCCGCCACCTCGCGCCAGCAGCAGGCCACGGCCACCGAAACGGCGGCCACCACGACGGAAATTGGTGCCACTTCACGCGAGATCGCCGCCACCTCGCGCGACCTGGTGCGCACCATGGGTGAGGTGTCCGACAACGCCGAACAGACCTCGATGCTCGCCGGCACCGGCCAGCTGGGGCTGACCCGCATGGAAGAAATCATGCGTCAGGTCATGGGCGCCGCCGATGTGGTCAATGGCAAACTGTCGATCCTCAATGAGAAGGCCGGCAACATCAACCACGTGGTCACCACCATCGTCAAAGTGGCGGACCAGACCAACCTGCTCTCCCTTAACGCCGCCATCGAAGCAGAAAAGGCCGGCGAATACGGCAAAGGCTTTGCCGTGGTAGCGGTGGAAGTGCGGCGCCTGGCCGATCAGACCGCAGTGGCCACCTACGATATCGAGCAAATGGTGCGCGAAATCCAGTCCGCTGTATCGGCCGGGGTAATGGGCATGGACAAGTTCTCCGAAGAAGTACGCCGCGGCATTGGCGAAATGGCGCAGATGGGTGACCAACTGGCACAGATCATCCAGCAAGTGCAGGCCCTCGCCCCCCGTATCCAGATGGTCAACGAGGGCATGCAGGCGCAGTCGACCGGTGCCGAGCAAATCAACCAGGCACTGGTGCAGTTGAGCGAAGCCAGCAGCCAGACCGTAGACACCCTGCGTCAGGCCGGCGCGGCAATCGACGAGCTGAATCAGGTGGCCAGCAACCTGCGGGTTGGCGTCAGCAGCTTCAAGGTCTGA
- the ppa gene encoding inorganic diphosphatase: MSYSKIPAGKDLPNDIYVAIEIPANHAPIKYEIDHDTDCLMVDRFMATPMFYPANYGFIPHTLADDGDPLDVLVVTPYPVAPGSVIRARPVGVLLMSDEAGGDAKLVAVPHDKLSVLYKDVQEYTDLPPLLIEQIKHFFENYKDLEKGKWVKVEGWAGADEARSLINKAVAAYQK, translated from the coding sequence ATGAGCTACAGCAAGATCCCAGCCGGTAAAGACCTGCCGAACGACATCTACGTCGCCATCGAGATCCCGGCCAACCACGCGCCGATCAAATACGAAATCGACCACGACACCGATTGCCTGATGGTCGACCGCTTCATGGCCACCCCGATGTTCTACCCGGCCAACTACGGTTTTATCCCGCACACCCTGGCGGACGACGGTGACCCCCTCGACGTGCTGGTTGTCACTCCATATCCGGTAGCGCCAGGCTCGGTTATCCGCGCCCGTCCAGTTGGCGTACTGCTGATGAGCGACGAAGCCGGCGGCGATGCCAAGCTGGTTGCCGTACCGCACGACAAACTGAGCGTGCTGTACAAAGACGTACAGGAATACACCGACCTGCCCCCGCTGCTGATCGAGCAGATCAAGCACTTCTTCGAGAACTACAAAGATCTCGAGAAAGGCAAGTGGGTCAAGGTTGAAGGCTGGGCTGGCGCCGACGAGGCTCGCAGCCTGATTAACAAGGCGGTCGCTGCTTACCAAAAATAA
- a CDS encoding chemotaxis protein CheW codes for MPKAATAGSAKGELHLLFQLGEDRYAISAREVAEVLPLRQLKQVPETPEWVAGVFQHRGRMIPVLDLNQRVLKRPALERNSTRLVLVYFDAQRGEHACVLGLILEQATNTLRLSADAFTSSGLEAGQPDYLGPTQADERGLIQRINVHGLLDDALRAVLFKAAQQAGDAPA; via the coding sequence ATGCCCAAAGCCGCCACCGCCGGATCCGCCAAGGGGGAACTGCACCTGCTATTCCAGCTCGGTGAAGATCGCTACGCCATCAGCGCCCGAGAGGTTGCCGAGGTGTTGCCACTGCGCCAGCTCAAGCAGGTGCCAGAAACCCCGGAGTGGGTGGCCGGGGTTTTCCAGCATCGCGGACGCATGATTCCTGTGCTGGATCTCAACCAGCGCGTGCTCAAACGGCCAGCGCTGGAACGCAACAGTACCCGCCTGGTGCTGGTCTACTTCGATGCGCAACGCGGGGAACACGCCTGCGTACTCGGGCTGATTCTCGAACAAGCCACCAACACCCTGCGCCTGTCTGCAGATGCCTTTACCAGCAGCGGACTGGAGGCCGGACAGCCGGATTACCTAGGGCCAACACAGGCGGACGAGCGCGGCCTGATTCAGCGCATCAACGTTCATGGCCTGCTGGATGACGCCCTGCGTGCCGTGCTGTTCAAGGCAGCGCAACAGGCTGGGGATGCTCCCGCATGA